One genomic segment of Belonocnema kinseyi isolate 2016_QV_RU_SX_M_011 chromosome 2, B_treatae_v1, whole genome shotgun sequence includes these proteins:
- the LOC117168015 gene encoding uncharacterized protein LOC117168015, which yields MDSLRSKIQEIEEELSGFGKTLQDGKQESKKLEFETNQVKLMKESAMFIINMESRIVQESRSNMKEIHEAYQELSTQPTSQYLQYSVMNRLEELYQEKEKLVSKLGYLKLKRGKEEAELEEIKMKVTARENKKRAMLLKLEKNCEKSEAARKEAVAKLREVKNKQK from the exons ATGGATTCATTAcgttcaaaaattcaagaaatagaaGAAGAACTATCAGGCTTTGGGAAAACATTACAGGACGGTAAACAAGAATCTAAGAAGCTCGAATTCGAGACGAACCAGGTGAAATTGATGAAAGAGTCAGCAATGTTTATTATCAATATGGAGAGTCGAATAGTGCAAGAATCGCGCTCTAATATGAAAGAAATCCACGAAGCTTATCAAGAATTGTCGACCCAACCGACTTCGCAGTATCTGCAATACTCAGTAATGAATCGACTGGAAGAACTTTATCAGGAAAAAGAGAAACTTGTATCAAAACTaggttacttaaaattaaaacgggGCAAAGAAGAAGCAGAACTAGAGGAAATAAAGATGAAAGTTACGGCTCGAGAG aacAAGAAAAGAGCCATGCTTCTAAAGTTGGAGAAAAATTGTGAGAAATCCGAAGCTGCTAGGAAAGAAGCAGTGGCAAAACTAAGGgaagttaaaaataaacaaaaatag